In Pseudomonas sp. Q1-7, the genomic window GATGTCCTGCTTGTGGCTGGCGATCAGCGGGCGCAGCACCAGCATGTCGGTGGCCGAGTCGATGACCGAGAGGTTCGGCAGGGTCTGGCTGGAAACCTGGGAGATGGCTTCGCCGGTGACCAGCGCGTCCAGGTTCAGCTTGCGCGCCACCTGGGTGGAGGCGCGCAGCATCATGCGCTTGAGCACCACGCCCATCTGACTGTTGTCGACCTTGCTGAGGATTTCGCCGACCACTTCCTCGAAGGGCACGCTGATGAACAGCACGCGCTGGGAACGGCCGAATTTCTCCCACAGGTAGTGGGCGACTTCCATCACGCCCAGTTCGTGTGCACGGCCACCCAGGTTGAAGAAGCAGAAGTGGGTCATCAGGCCGCGACGCATCATCTGGTACGCGGCGACCGTGGAGTCGAAGCCGCCGGACATCAGCACCAGGGTCTGCTCCAGGGAGCCCAGCGGATAGCCGCCGATGCCGTCGTGCTGGTGGTGGATGACGAACAGGCGCTGGTCGCGCACTTCCATGCGCACCAGCACTTCCGGGTTGTTCAGGGAGATGCCGGCGGCGTTGCACTCCTGGCGCAGGCGGCTGCCGACATGGCGCTCCAGCTCCATGGAGGTGAACGCATGCTTGCCGGCACGCTTGCAGCGCACGGCAAAGATCTTGCCGGGGATCTGGTCGGCGTAGTGCAGCTTGCACTTTTCCAGCACATCGTCGAAGTCGCCCAGCGGGTACTCGTGCACTTCGAGGAAGTGGGCGATACCCGGGGTGCAGGTCAGGCGGTCGATCATCTCGCGCAACAGCTTCGGCTCGGTCTGCCGGGTTTCGACTTCCAGGTTGTCCCAGACGCCGGTCACCTCGAGTTCCGGGTCGAGGTCCTTGAGGACTGCGCGGATGTTCTTCGAGAGCTGGCGGATGAAATGCTTGCGCACCGGCCGGCTCTTGATGGTGATTTCCGGGAAGACTTTGACGATGAGTTTCATGAAAAACAGCGCGAGGACGGCGGCCGAAAAAGAGGGGCGCGGATTATAGCGGAAATTGTTCAAGCTTTGACCAAAATCATTCAGCAAAGCCCAGCACGCACCAAAATGGATCGCGCGCACCACGACAGGCACGAAAACGGTGCGTAAAACTGTGCACAATCACAGCCAAGCCCCCGCCAGGCCTGAGTTCTAAGGCCTCTGCCCATTCCGGGGCACTGGCACGCAATTTGCTCCCTTGTGAGGCAGGTCGCCCTGGCGGACTATCCCGCCCCGGCTTCACACCGAATTTTTTGGGAGGCAAGGTTCCTGCCCCCATCCACCTGGAGGACAACATGTCGAAGTCGCTTCAACTGATTAAAGAACACGACGTGAAGTGGATTGATCTGCGCTTCACCGATACCAAAGGCAAGCAGCAGCACGTGACCATGCCGGCCCGTGACGCCGATGACGAGTTCTTCGAGCACGGCAAGATGTTCGACGGCTCCTCCATCGCCGGCTGGAAAGGCATCGAAGCCTCCGACATGATCCTGCTGCCGGACGACAGCACCGCCGTCCTGGACCCCTTCACCGAAGAGCCGACCCTGATCCTGGTCTGCGACATCATCGAGCCGAGCACCATGCAAGGCTACGACCGCGACCCGCGCGCCATCGCCAAGCGCGCCGAGGAGTACCTGAAGTCCACCGGTATCGGTGACACCGTATTCGTCGGCCCGGAGCCGGAGTTCTTCATCTTCGACGAAGTGAAGTTCAAGTCCGACATCTCCGGTTCCATGTTCAAGATCTTCTCCGAGCAGGCTTCCTGGAACACCGACGCGGACGTCGAAGGCGGCAACAAGGGCCACCGTCCGGGCGTGAAGGGCGGCTACTTCCCGGTACCGCCGGTCGACCACGACCACGAAATCCGTACCGCCATGTGCAACGCCCTGGAAGAAATGGGCCTGGTGGTCGAAGTTCACCACCACGAAGTGGCGACCGCCGGCCAGAACGAGATCGGCGTGAAGTTCAACACCCTGGTCGCCAAGGCTGACGAAGTTCAGACCCTGAAGTACTGCGTGCACAACGTGGCCGACGCCTACGGCAAGACCGTGACCTTCATGCCGAAGCCCCTGTACGGCGACAACGGCTCGGGCATGCACGTTCACATGTCCATCTCCAAGGACGGCAAGAACACCTTCGCCGGCGAAGGCTATGCCGGCCTGTCCGATACCGCCCTGTACTTCATCGGCGGCATCATCAAGCACGGCAAGGCCCTGAACGGCTTCACCAACCCGTCCACCAACTCCTACAAGCGTCTGGTGCCCGGCTTCGAAGCCCCGGTGATGCTGGCCTACTCGGCCCGCAACCGCTCCGCCTCCATCCGTATCCCGTACGTGAACAGCCCGAAAGCCCGCCGTATCGAAGCGCGCTTCCCGGACCCGGCCGCCAACCCCTACCTGGCCTTCGCTGCCCTGCTGATGGCCGGTCTGGACGGTATCCAGAACAAGATCCACCCCGGCGATGCCGCCGACAAGAACCTGTATGACCTGCCGCCGGAAGAGGCCAAGGAAATCCCGCAGGTGTGCGGCAGCCTGAAAGAGGCGCTGGAAGAACTGGACAAGGGCCGCGCGTTCCTGACCAAGGGCGGCGTGTTCAGCGACGACTTCATCGATGCCTACATCGAGCTGAAGAGCGAAGAAGAAATCAAGGTGCGCACCTTCGTGCACCCGCTGGAATACGACCTGTACTACAGCGTCTGATCCACGAATACCTATAAATAGCGTCAACATTAAGGCCTCCCTCGGGAGGCCTTTTTTATTGTCCGCTCATTGGGCGGATGGATCAGCGTTGTGGGAGCGGAATGACCTCGCTAGATCCCCCCATCCACCGGCACGCCCTGTTCGGGTGCGGGCTCCTCGACGGCCCGGCGTGCCCGGCTCAACTGCACGTTCAGCCTCGGCATCGCCAGTTCCAGGCCCGCCTGGTCGAGACGGCGGCGCAGGCGCAGGTTGAATGCCCGCTGCACTTCCCACTGTTTGATGGGCGCGGTCTTGAAGCGAAAGCGCAGGATCGCCTGGCCATTGTCGAAGCCTTCCACGCCCTGCATCTCCAGCGCAGACCACAGGCTGCGGTAGACCGACGGATCGCTGCGCAACTCCTTGGCCACGTCCTGGACCAGCTTCAGGGCATCGTCTATCGGCATGCTCGCCGGCACCGGCCAGCGGAACATGGCGTAGCCGAACTGCCGCGAGTAGTTCTTGATGCTTTTGATTTCGCTGAAGGGGATGGTGTGCACCACGCCGTCCAGGTCGCGCAGGCGCACGGTGCGGATGGTCAGCCCTTCCACGGTGCCCAGGTGGCCGCCGACGTCCACGTAGTCGTCGATGGACAGCGAGTCCTCGATGATGATGAACAGGCCGGTAATCAGGTCCGCCACCAGGGATTGCGCGCCGAAACCGATGGCCAGGCCGATCACGCCGGCGCCAGCCAGCAGCGGCGTGACGTTCACGCCCATATTGGCCAGGGCGACGATCAGGGCGATCACCGCGATGGTCACGAACAGCACGTTGCGGATCAGCGGCAGCATGGTCAGGGCGCGGGCATTGGCGCGGTTGCGGCCAGTGACGCCGAGGCTGTGCTGCACCGCCGTGTCGGTGAGGATCCACACCAGCCAGGCCGCCAGCAGGGTGGTGCCGAAGCTGACCAGCTTCATGCTGATCTGCTCGCCATCGCCCTCGGCGTAGCGGATCAGCGACATGCCCCAGACCCGCAGCCCCACCTCGACGAACAACAGCACCAGGAACAGGTGCACCAGGGTGAAGCCGAAGCTCTGCAACTTCTCGAGGTAGGGCGCACTGCGACGGACGCTCTCGCCGACCCGGGCGGAGCGGCGGCGGATCAGGCCGATCGCGGTCAAGGCCACCACCGCCAGCACCGCCGAGAGCAGCGCCCGGCGCAGGGCTGAATTGCTGTCGCCGGCGGCGACGAAAGTGGCGAACAGGGAGGTGCCCACCAGCAACAGCACCGGCACGTACCAGAGGGAGCCGACCAGTTGCACCAGGTCGTGCAGGCTGCGTTGCCTGAGACGCTGTTCCAGCGGCCGGTTGCGGATCAGGTGGGCAATGGGCCGGCGGAAACGCAGCACGAACAGGGCCGTGAACACTGCGGCAGCGCCATTGGCCAGGGTGCTCAGGCAGATCGCCGTGTGCTCGCCCAGACCGGCGATCAGCCGTGGGTCGTGGGCCGCCTCGCCGAGGGCCGCCAGGCTGCCGATCAGCCACAGGGGGCGGAAGGCCTGGCGCCGCAGAATGTCCAGGGCCCGCTGGCGGTGCGGCCCGCCCAGCAGCGACAGGCAGATCACGCAGAGCGCGGAGAACAGCGTGCCGCAGACCAGTACATAGGCCATGACCATGGCCAGGGTCTTGCTCAGGGAGCTGGGCAGCGCCACGGACAGGTAGAGGGTGATAAGGAAGGCGATCAGCCAGGGCCCCAGCTTGCGCAGGGCGAACAACACCAGGTCGCGGGTCTTGGGGCTGTGCGGCAACTCCGCCGACAGGCCGAAGCGCTCGCGCATGCGCCGCCCTGCCCAGAGCAGCGCCGCCGCGAGACACGCCCAGATCAGGATGACCAGGGTGAAATCGAAGAACACGGCCGGCAGCTCACGCCAGTCCGGCATGCGCTCCTCCAGCTCGGCGTGGGCCAGCTGGAACTGCTTGCCCCACAGTCGCAACGGGCTGTTGTTGCCCTGGAAGCGCCTTTCCAGGTCGCCGAGGGTATCGCCGATCAGCGCCAGGACGCCGCCGTTTTCCTCCTTGCCCTTGCCGGTGACGTCGCGCAGTTGCTTGAGACTCTTCAGCAACTCGGCGCGCTGCTTGTCGTTTTCCAGGGCCTGGATCACCTGGTTGAGCGACTGTTCGAGCTGGGCATTGCTGACCGGCTCGCCGCTCGACGCATTTCCGGCCAGCGGATTGGGCAGGGCTGCCCGGACCTGGGGTGCGCAGAGCAGGCCGAGGAGCAGGCAGAACAGCAATGGGACAATGAAGCGGAGCGTGAGCAAGGGCAGCGTCGGCACGAGTAGGTCAATCCCTGGAAACCAAGCGGAGCGCCGCATCATACAAAAGCCGGCGGATCAAGCCGTCAGTCTGGGGCAGTCTCCTACAGGCAGTCGGGGCAAGTTCGGGAGGCGTTGTTCACGCCGGCTCGGTCCTGACCTGCAGAACCCCTTTGTTGCTCGGCAGCACACCCGGATCATCCCGCCCTTGCCAGCCAATCCCTCCGGTGCAAGGCTTAGCCACATCGCACGAACGGAGTTCGCCCCCATGCGTTCCCTACTCGCCGTCCTGCTGCTGGCGCTGGCCCTGCCCGCCGCTGCCCAGATCTACAAGTACACCGACGCCGACGGCAACACGGTATTCACCAACCAGCCTCCGGAAGGCGCGGCCAGCGAGAAGGTGGAACTGCCACCGACCAATGCCATCGGTGCCCAGCCACCGAGCCAGCCCGTCGGCGCGCCGGCCGGCACCGCGCAGCAGGCGACTTACCAGGTGCTGGAGCTGACCGACATTCCCGACGATGAAGCCTTGCGCGCCAACAACGGCACCTTCAGCGTCGGCGTGCGCCT contains:
- the thiI gene encoding tRNA uracil 4-sulfurtransferase ThiI, coding for MKLIVKVFPEITIKSRPVRKHFIRQLSKNIRAVLKDLDPELEVTGVWDNLEVETRQTEPKLLREMIDRLTCTPGIAHFLEVHEYPLGDFDDVLEKCKLHYADQIPGKIFAVRCKRAGKHAFTSMELERHVGSRLRQECNAAGISLNNPEVLVRMEVRDQRLFVIHHQHDGIGGYPLGSLEQTLVLMSGGFDSTVAAYQMMRRGLMTHFCFFNLGGRAHELGVMEVAHYLWEKFGRSQRVLFISVPFEEVVGEILSKVDNSQMGVVLKRMMLRASTQVARKLNLDALVTGEAISQVSSQTLPNLSVIDSATDMLVLRPLIASHKQDIIDTAMKIGTAEFAKHMPEYCGVISVNPTTRAKPGRIEHEEEQFDMAVLKRALERARQVPIDRVIDELGQDLKVEEVREALPGQIVLDIRHPDAQEDDPLELPGVEVQALPFYAVNNRFKDLDANRQYLLYCDKGVMSRLHAHHLLSEGHANVRVYRPA
- the glnA gene encoding glutamate--ammonia ligase, giving the protein MSKSLQLIKEHDVKWIDLRFTDTKGKQQHVTMPARDADDEFFEHGKMFDGSSIAGWKGIEASDMILLPDDSTAVLDPFTEEPTLILVCDIIEPSTMQGYDRDPRAIAKRAEEYLKSTGIGDTVFVGPEPEFFIFDEVKFKSDISGSMFKIFSEQASWNTDADVEGGNKGHRPGVKGGYFPVPPVDHDHEIRTAMCNALEEMGLVVEVHHHEVATAGQNEIGVKFNTLVAKADEVQTLKYCVHNVADAYGKTVTFMPKPLYGDNGSGMHVHMSISKDGKNTFAGEGYAGLSDTALYFIGGIIKHGKALNGFTNPSTNSYKRLVPGFEAPVMLAYSARNRSASIRIPYVNSPKARRIEARFPDPAANPYLAFAALLMAGLDGIQNKIHPGDAADKNLYDLPPEEAKEIPQVCGSLKEALEELDKGRAFLTKGGVFSDDFIDAYIELKSEEEIKVRTFVHPLEYDLYYSV
- a CDS encoding mechanosensitive ion channel family protein, which encodes MMRRSAWFPGIDLLVPTLPLLTLRFIVPLLFCLLLGLLCAPQVRAALPNPLAGNASSGEPVSNAQLEQSLNQVIQALENDKQRAELLKSLKQLRDVTGKGKEENGGVLALIGDTLGDLERRFQGNNSPLRLWGKQFQLAHAELEERMPDWRELPAVFFDFTLVILIWACLAAALLWAGRRMRERFGLSAELPHSPKTRDLVLFALRKLGPWLIAFLITLYLSVALPSSLSKTLAMVMAYVLVCGTLFSALCVICLSLLGGPHRQRALDILRRQAFRPLWLIGSLAALGEAAHDPRLIAGLGEHTAICLSTLANGAAAVFTALFVLRFRRPIAHLIRNRPLEQRLRQRSLHDLVQLVGSLWYVPVLLLVGTSLFATFVAAGDSNSALRRALLSAVLAVVALTAIGLIRRRSARVGESVRRSAPYLEKLQSFGFTLVHLFLVLLFVEVGLRVWGMSLIRYAEGDGEQISMKLVSFGTTLLAAWLVWILTDTAVQHSLGVTGRNRANARALTMLPLIRNVLFVTIAVIALIVALANMGVNVTPLLAGAGVIGLAIGFGAQSLVADLITGLFIIIEDSLSIDDYVDVGGHLGTVEGLTIRTVRLRDLDGVVHTIPFSEIKSIKNYSRQFGYAMFRWPVPASMPIDDALKLVQDVAKELRSDPSVYRSLWSALEMQGVEGFDNGQAILRFRFKTAPIKQWEVQRAFNLRLRRRLDQAGLELAMPRLNVQLSRARRAVEEPAPEQGVPVDGGI
- a CDS encoding DUF4124 domain-containing protein, with the translated sequence MRSLLAVLLLALALPAAAQIYKYTDADGNTVFTNQPPEGAASEKVELPPTNAIGAQPPSQPVGAPAGTAQQATYQVLELTDIPDDEALRANNGTFSVGVRLEPRLHAGHSLRLRLDGQPYGQPANVPRLQLVNVDRGEHSLAVDVLAGTRVVQSSAAVTFTVQRVHTGSPALRPPAPTPRPGN